Proteins from one Planctomyces sp. SH-PL62 genomic window:
- a CDS encoding DUF1559 domain-containing protein, producing the protein MDLHSTKNRPARPGFTLIELLVVIAIIAVLIALLLPAVQAAREAARRIQCTNNLKQLGLGLHNYESIAAALPPAGVLSGKGNVVTTWIGWSVHGRILPLMENGATFNAINFDHSGESPQNITVAALSIAAFLCPSEPDARPATANVGISNVTNYGFCMGDWFVWGGFQGPENRSAFGPNRSRRWSDFVDGASNTLVAAEGKAKQPLYRDCGGLSLVKNPSAIPGPEQAPLDVVPEYGGGGCEFKTGHSEWSDGQAHHTGFTTAWTPNKKTVGSSPSGEPVDLDITGQREKKGGPTFAAITARSHHAGGVNALFGDGSVRFIKDGIAGPTWRALGTVAGGEVVGSDSF; encoded by the coding sequence ATCGACCTTCATTCCACAAAGAACCGTCCGGCTCGTCCGGGTTTCACGCTGATCGAGTTGCTGGTCGTCATCGCGATCATCGCGGTGCTGATCGCCCTGCTGCTCCCCGCCGTCCAGGCCGCCCGGGAGGCCGCCCGCCGCATCCAGTGCACGAACAACCTGAAGCAACTGGGGCTGGGGCTCCACAATTACGAGAGCATCGCCGCGGCGCTCCCCCCCGCAGGGGTCCTGAGCGGCAAGGGGAACGTCGTGACCACCTGGATCGGCTGGAGCGTCCACGGGCGCATCCTGCCGCTGATGGAGAACGGGGCGACCTTCAACGCCATCAACTTCGATCATTCGGGTGAGAGCCCGCAGAATATCACGGTGGCCGCCTTGAGCATCGCCGCCTTCCTCTGTCCCAGCGAGCCCGACGCCCGGCCGGCCACCGCGAACGTGGGAATCTCCAACGTCACGAATTACGGCTTCTGCATGGGGGACTGGTTCGTGTGGGGCGGCTTCCAGGGACCGGAGAACCGCAGCGCCTTCGGCCCGAATCGCAGTCGGCGGTGGAGCGACTTCGTCGACGGCGCGAGCAACACCCTCGTCGCCGCCGAAGGCAAGGCCAAGCAGCCGCTCTACCGGGACTGCGGCGGCCTCTCGCTCGTGAAGAATCCGTCCGCGATCCCGGGCCCCGAACAGGCCCCCCTCGACGTCGTCCCGGAGTACGGGGGCGGCGGCTGCGAGTTCAAGACCGGCCATTCGGAGTGGTCCGATGGGCAGGCCCACCACACGGGGTTCACGACGGCCTGGACGCCGAACAAGAAGACCGTCGGATCCTCCCCTTCGGGCGAGCCGGTCGACCTCGACATCACCGGTCAGAGGGAGAAGAAGGGGGGGCCGACGTTCGCCGCCATCACCGCGCGGAGCCATCACGCCGGCGGCGTCAACGCCTTGTTCGGCGACGGCAGCGTCCGGTTCATCAAAGACGGGATCGCCGGGCCGACGTGGCGGGCGCTCGGCACCGTCGCGGGGGGCGAGGTCGTCGGCTCCGACTCGTTCTGA
- a CDS encoding Ig-like domain-containing protein, which produces MHSGHDGSNDSASAAATSARRSGGRGRRSRRFRPTAERVERRELLAAFGLVAHGVVERVALPRAIPALDPSSTISVTGLDVSTKAGGLFNGVVATFQSSDPEARAADFTATIDWGPGTTTNAVVRAADGGEFEVVGAYSYSGPGSYAIRTTVSGGTGISGASLATATIAAQPIEVVALAITAEPGGLFNDTVATFKSTAPPAEVQAGNFTALIDWGDGTTQEAVVQPAGDSGFQVLGFHTYPVAGSYPVTTTVVDHVRNTSARVLATATIGTPSISLTASSFAAQPGVPATPAVARFTSTAPGAKAADFTATIDWGDGTAQTNGVVQEVEGGSFEVKDTHTYAVAGEFPVRVTIEDGIRKQTVVSLATAGVGRLVAPLTGGLAPSSDSGVSGSDGVTNVSRPTFLGSSTPWAVVQLYAVRASSWPTETRLLGQAIAGGDGTWSLTSAFLPDGVYSVTAVQTPSKGSPSQPVVLVDSLTIDTIGPRVHGLAFNPKNGTITTVISDVGAGLDESSAQDPTNYTVIPPSTIIGVHPGRGGGQNPFQSPAISGFYSDASAYTIQLDFGGGEGRRWSRGRYMFQVRSGGVVDRAGNALDGEFTGALPSGDGVPGGNFIAKLINNQKARPQPRRAAPPRFAGRG; this is translated from the coding sequence ATGCATTCCGGTCACGACGGATCGAACGATTCCGCCAGCGCCGCCGCCACGTCCGCTCGCCGGAGCGGGGGGCGAGGCCGACGATCGCGGCGGTTCCGGCCGACCGCCGAACGCGTCGAGCGTCGAGAGCTCCTGGCCGCGTTCGGGCTCGTCGCCCACGGCGTCGTCGAGAGGGTCGCGCTCCCCCGGGCCATCCCGGCCCTCGACCCCTCCTCGACGATCAGCGTGACGGGCCTGGACGTCTCCACCAAGGCCGGAGGGCTGTTCAACGGCGTGGTCGCGACGTTCCAATCGAGCGACCCCGAAGCCAGGGCCGCGGACTTCACCGCCACGATCGACTGGGGCCCCGGAACGACCACCAACGCCGTCGTCCGGGCGGCGGATGGCGGGGAATTCGAGGTCGTCGGCGCGTACTCCTATTCCGGCCCCGGTTCCTACGCAATCAGGACGACCGTGTCGGGCGGCACTGGGATATCAGGGGCCTCGCTCGCCACGGCGACCATCGCCGCTCAGCCCATCGAGGTCGTCGCTTTGGCGATTACCGCCGAGCCCGGCGGCTTGTTCAACGACACGGTCGCCACCTTCAAGTCCACCGCGCCTCCGGCCGAGGTCCAGGCGGGGAATTTCACCGCTCTGATCGATTGGGGCGACGGGACGACTCAGGAGGCCGTGGTGCAGCCGGCCGGCGATTCGGGCTTCCAGGTGCTCGGCTTTCACACCTATCCCGTCGCCGGCTCCTACCCCGTTACGACGACGGTGGTGGACCACGTCCGCAACACCTCGGCCAGGGTTCTCGCCACCGCCACGATCGGCACCCCCTCGATCAGCCTGACCGCCTCGTCGTTCGCCGCGCAGCCGGGCGTACCGGCGACCCCGGCGGTAGCCCGGTTCACCTCGACGGCCCCCGGCGCGAAGGCCGCCGACTTCACCGCCACGATCGATTGGGGCGACGGGACGGCCCAGACGAACGGCGTGGTCCAGGAGGTTGAAGGGGGGAGCTTCGAGGTCAAGGACACGCATACCTACGCCGTCGCGGGGGAGTTCCCCGTCCGGGTGACCATCGAGGACGGCATCCGCAAGCAGACGGTCGTCTCGCTCGCGACGGCCGGCGTGGGCCGGCTCGTCGCCCCGTTGACGGGCGGCCTGGCTCCGTCCAGCGACAGCGGCGTTTCCGGTTCGGACGGGGTGACGAACGTCAGCAGGCCGACCTTCCTGGGCTCGTCGACGCCCTGGGCGGTCGTGCAGCTTTACGCCGTGCGGGCGTCGTCCTGGCCCACGGAGACGCGGCTGCTCGGCCAGGCGATCGCCGGCGGCGACGGGACGTGGTCGCTCACTTCGGCGTTCCTGCCCGACGGCGTCTATTCGGTGACGGCCGTGCAGACCCCCTCCAAGGGCTCGCCGAGCCAGCCGGTCGTGCTGGTCGACTCCTTGACGATCGACACGATCGGTCCGAGGGTCCACGGACTGGCGTTCAACCCCAAGAACGGCACGATCACGACCGTCATAAGCGACGTCGGGGCCGGGCTGGACGAGTCCTCGGCGCAGGATCCGACCAATTACACCGTGATCCCACCGTCGACGATCATCGGCGTGCATCCGGGCCGCGGGGGAGGGCAGAATCCGTTCCAGTCGCCGGCGATTTCGGGATTCTACAGCGACGCCTCGGCGTACACGATCCAGCTCGACTTCGGCGGTGGCGAGGGCCGACGTTGGTCGCGCGGGCGCTACATGTTCCAGGTCCGTTCCGGAGGGGTCGTGGATCGGGCGGGGAACGCGCTTGATGGCGAATTCACCGGGGCCTTGCCGTCGGGCGACGGGGTCCCCGGGGGCAACTTCATCGCCAAGCTCATCAACAACCAGAAGGCCAGGCCTCAGCCCCGACGGGCGGCGCCGCCGCGATTCGCCGGCCGGGGTTGA